The region CCAGGAGCGGGGCAAAGCCGCCGTGAATCATGCGGGTGCCGTCGTAGGGAACACTCTGCGGGTGCATGCGCGGGTCGGCAAATACCTTGGGCCAGCCGGCGTCGCGAACGGCCTTCGACGGCCACTCGATCCAGGCATAGACCACCTTCTCGTCGCCCGTGGCCTTCACCGCGCCCTTGTAGTCGGTGACCTTGCCGTCAGGGACATCGTCGCCCCAGGCCTCGACGACACGGGTTGCGCCATATTCCTTGAAGACGGCCGCGGTCTCGGCCGCCCGGGCCCGATAGGCATCCTTGTTCCCGGCCGGCACCGGGATCAGGGCGCCATCGACATAGCCCATCTTGCCCCGGGGGCCCTCGTCGATGATGACGGTGAAGCCGCCGAAGATCATCCGCTGGCCGTCGAAGGGCATCGCCGCGCCCATCGCCGCCATGCGCGGGTCGCTCATCATCTTCTCGATGGCCGCGTCGCGCACCGCCTTGTCGGGATATTCGAGCCAGGAGAAGACGATGACCTCGTCCTCCTTGGCCTTCACCGCACCCTTGAAGTCGGTGATCTTGCCGTCGGGCACGTTGTCGCCCCAGTTTTCGACCATGCGGGTGGCGCCGAAGGCCTTGAACAGCGATGCCGCATCGGCGGCATGCTTGCGATAGGCTTCCTTGTTGGCGGCGGGCACCGCGACGACGAATCCTTCCACATAGGCCATGGCTTTTCTCCTTGTTGGTTAGGGCCTTGACGAAATAGGTTGATATCAACATAATTACGCCATGTCAAAGCCCGATGCGGTTCCCTTCGAAACCACGCTTCATGTCCGCGATCATTGCCTGTGCCTGGCCACCCAGCGGGCGGCCCGTACCCTGGCGCGCCGCTTCGACGAGGCGCTTCGGCCGGCCGGCCTGACCAGCGGGCAGTTCTCGCTGCTGATGTCGCTCAACCGCCCCTCCCCGCCGTCGATCGGGTCGGTCGCGGCCTTCCTGGCGATGGATCGCACTACCCTGACCGCCAACCTCAAGCCGCTCGAGCGGCGCGGGCTGGTGGCGACCATGGTCGATCCGGCCGACCGGCGCGGGCGCCTGCTGACGCTGACGCCGGCCGGGGGCAAGCTGCTGCACGCCGCGCTGCCGATCTGGCAAAGCACCCATGAGGACGCCGACCGGCTGTTGTCGCAAGGCGACGCAAAAATCCTGCGCGCCGGCTTGCAGGCCTTGTCGTGACGGGATTCGTGGCGGCAGGGCCTAGTAGTTTTGCGCCGTCACGTCGCAGCCGTAAATCCAGTCCTGGCGGGCATGGACCTTCGACGGCATCACCCGGGCACCCAGCCACAGGGCCCCGTATTTGACCAATTGGCCGGCCTTGCTGCGCACATGGAAATGCCGGGCATTGGCGCGGGCGCCGAGCTGGACCCTGGCGGTGCGCGGCTGGCGCAGGATCGCGTAGCGTTGCAGGGCCACGACGGCATCCTGCGGCTGGGCGGCGAGGCAGCGCGACAGGACCCAGGCATCCTCGATCGCCATGACCGCGCCCTGGGCCAGGAAGGGCAGCATGGGGTGGCAGGCGTCGCCCAGCAGGGTCACCGGGCCCTCGCTCCAGCGGGCCAGGGGCGCGCGATCGAACAGGGCGCGGCGATGGCAGGCGCCGGCCCGCGCGATGATCTGCTGCAAGGTATCGTGCCAGCCGGCGAAATCGGCGGCGAGTTCGGTCTTGTCGCCCTCGGCTGTCCAGGATTCCTGCTGCCAGGACGATTGCTCGACCACGCCGACGAAATTCACCAATTCGCCCCGGCGCAGATAGTAGGTGACGGCATGGCGCCCCGGCCCGGCCCAGATGCAGGCCGACGGCGGCACGAGGTCGCGCAGTCCCTCGGCCGGGACCACCAGCCGCCAGGCGACATTGCCGGTGAACCGCGGGGCGTCGGGGCCCAGCATCTGCGCCCTGACCGCGGAATGGATGCCGTCCGCGCCGATCAGGATATCGCCGGTGACCTCGCCGCCGGTCGCCAGGCGGGCCACGACGCCGGTGCCGTCGAGGCGGTAGTCGGTGACCTTGGCGCTGGTCCGCACGGCCTGGGGTGCCCGCGCGATCAGGGCCCGGACCAGCACCTCGAGCAGGTCGGCCCGGTGCAGGTGCAGGTAGGGCGCGCCGTAGCGTGCCACGGCGGCACCCTCCAGCGGCACGGTGAAGATCTGGCGGCCGCTCTGCCCAGGCGCATCTCGATCTGCCGGGGCGCGAAAGCGTAGGACGCCACGGCGGCATCGAGGTCCAGCGCCTTGAGCACGCGCATGCCGTTGGGGCTGATCTGGAGGCCCGCGCCAACCTCGGCAAAGGCCGCCGACTGTTCCAGCAGTTCGACCTCGATACCGGCCTGGATCAGGCACAGGGCGGTGGTCAGGCCGCCGATGCCGCCCCCGCGATCAGGGCTTTCAAGTCAGCGCACCGTCAATAGGCGGCCGCGGCATGGGGATGCTCCCCATCGAGGGAAAGCAGGACGTCATAGAGCTCGGGCCGGCGATCGCGGAACACGCCCCAGGAACGGCGCTGGTGCGCCGTGGCATCCAGGTCGAAGGTGGCGGTCAGCACGGTTTGCGTCGCCTTGTCGGCCTCCGCCACCTTGGCGCCGGTCGGATCGGCGATGAAGGACGAGCCGTAGAAGGTGATCTGGGTATTGCGCTTGCCGGGCTCGGTCCCGATTCGGTTAGAGGCGACCAGCGGCATCAGGTTGGCGCCGGCGTGGCCCTGCATCACCCGCTGCCAATGGGCCGAGGAATCGAGCGTGGAATCATGCGGTTCGGTGCCGATCGCCGTCGGGTAGAACAGGATCTCCGCCCCCAGCAGGGCCATGGAGCGGGCGCTTTCGGGGAACCACTGATCCCAGCAGATGCCAACGCCAATACGGGCATAGCGGGTATCCCACACCCGGAAACCGGTATCGCCGGGCGAGAAATAGAATTTCTCGGTATAGCCGGGGCCGTCGGGAATATGGCTCTTGCGGTAATTGCCCAGCACCGCGCCGTCGGCGTCGACCACCGCGACCGAATTGTAGAAGGCCTGGCCCGCCCGCTCGAAATACGAGACCGGCAGCACGACCTGCAATTCCGCCGCCAGGCGGGCAAAGTGGGCGATCAGCGGGTTATCGTCGAACGGCTGGGCCAGATCGAAGAAATCATGAATCTGGTCCTGGCAAAAGTAAGGCGTCTCGAACAGTTCCTGGATCAGGATGATCTGCGCGCCCTGGGCCGCCGCCGCGCGCACCAGGCCCTCGGCCCTTGCGATATTGCCGACAGTGTCCCAGTCGCACGCCATCTGGGTTGCTGCCACGGTCACGTTTCGCATCGGTCCGCTCCTTGGTTGCGCGGGGCGGAGTGTGCCCCATCACGTCGTCGATTTGAAGCCGCAGAGGTCTTCGCACGGGATCCCGTCGCCGTCCCGGTCCAAGACGCTGCCGCCACACTGCTTGTAATAGAACCGCGCCTCGTCGCAGTCGCGCATCTGGTCGCAGGTGCGTTTGGCTTCGCAGGTCTCCTTGGGGCCGGCGACATTTCCTGCGCGGCCGCCGGATACCCAAGGAGGCAGACCAGCAGCAAGACCCGGCGCACGGCTCAGCGTTTCCGTGAGGGCCGCTTGGGCGCGGGTGCCAGCGCGGCCATGGTTTCGGGCGATGCCGGCTGGCGCAGCAGGCCCTCGAGCGTGTCGAGCAGATTCTGGCGCGCAACCTCTTCGGTCCAGCGCGGCGGCCAGAGATCGGGCCGCTGGCCGACCGAACGCCGCGACGACAGGATCGAAAAGGCATAGAGGATGGCAAAACGAAACCGCTGCTCCATCAGCGGCGATGGCAGTGCGGGAAGCATGTGCCGAAGGTGCGCGAGGCAACGGCGCGTCGCCAGCCCCAGCTCGACATGAATGCCCTCGAAGATCAGGTCGGGGTGCTTGGCCATCATCATGTCGACGAATGCCGCCATGTCGGTGTCGAAGCCCAGGTCGCCGGGCTCCTCGTGCGGCAGGCGGATCAGGATGTCCAACACGTCGCGGACGGCACGCGGGCCGCCGGCGGCTTCCATGGCGTCGATCCGGCGGTGCCGGTGGGTATCAATGATCTGCGCGATCTCGCCGGCAAGTTCACGCGCAAGGGCTTCCTTGCTGGCAAAATAATAGTGCACCGAGCCGGTATTCTTCTGCCCCGCCGCGCGGACGATATCGCGGATCGAGACCCCTTCAAGGCCATCGCGGGCAAACAGCACCAGCGCGGTCCGCTTGATGAGATCCCTGGTATCTCCGTCTTTCAGCGGGCCGTCGTTGAGCATGCCTGCAACCATCCGTCTGTCCTGGCAGCGCCGATTGTGGCCCGCGTCCCGGGCCGGCGCAGTAATTAAAATACCGATTTACAAATTTAGAACAACGATTTATAACCTGCCTCAAACGGGAGGAACAAGATGACGAATGCCACTGCGTTGTTCGAGGCCATCCTCGCAAGCGACCAGCCGCCGGATGCCCAGGCCCTGGATGCCCTCTTCGACCGCCTGGAACCGGTCGAGGCGGCATTCATGCTGGGCGACTGGGAGGGCGGCACCTTCAATACCGGGCACGAGGCCGAAGCCCAGCTTCTGGCCATCAACTGGGCCGGCAAGGCCTTCCACGATGCCGAGCACGTCGACCCGATCGTCTGCCGCGACCCCGACGGCAAGCGCTTCGCCAACAAGATCCTGGGCAGTGCCCGGCTTCGCGCCATGCACTACCGCGGCTCGGTCACGGCGACCATGATCTATGACGACCATCCGATCTTCGACCACTTCCGCAAGGTCAGCGACAAGCTGGTGGTGGGCGCGATGGACCGCAAAGGCGAGAACAGAACGGGCTACTTCTTCCTGCGCCGTCTCTGAGCGGCCGCCTGCCCCCGGCGGTATGCCGGTGCGCATGCCCCCCATCGACGCAGCCCGCTTGCCCGCGCACAAGGCGGACGGCAGGATGGCGCCGACGGGGAGAGTGGAATGGCGCTGACATTGTCGTCGACACCGCGGGCCGATGGCTTCCGCATGCCGGGCGAATTCGAGCCGCACCAGGGCTGCTGGCTGATCTGGCCCGAGCGGACCGACAACTGGCGCGCGGGCGCCAAGCCGGCACAAAAGGCCTTTGCCGCGGTCGCCGGCGCCATCGCGCAGGGCGAGCCGGTGACCGTGCTGGCCTCGGCGGCGCAATTCGTCAACGCCCGGCGCCAGTTGCCCGCCCCGGTTCGCGTGATCGAAGCCGCCAGCAACGATAGCTGGTGCCGCGATGTCGGCCCCAGCTTCGTGACCGACGACAAGGGCCGCCTGCGCGGGGTGGACTGGGGCTTCAACGCCTGGGGCGGGCTCTATTCCCCTCACGACCAGGACGAGCTGATCGCTGCCAAGATCCTCGAGGTCGAGCGCACGCCGCGCTACCGCGCGCCCCTGGTGCTGGAAGGCGGCTCGATCCATGTCGACGGCCAGGGCACGGTGCTGACCACCGAGGAATGCCTGCTCAACCCCAACCGTAACCCCGAGCTGTCGCGCGGCGCGATCGAGCGGCATCTGAAGGATTACCTCAACGTCGAGACCGTGGTCTGGCTGGGCCCCGGCGTATACTTGGACGAAACAGACGGCCATATCGACAACCTCGCCTGCTTCGTGAAGCCCGGCGTGGTGGCGCTGACCTGGTGCGACGATCCCGAGGATCCGCAATATGCGATTTCCAAGGATGCCTTCGACCGCCTGTCGAAGGCACGGGATGCCCGGGGACGCAGCTTCGAGATCGTCAAGCTGCCCTCGCCCGGGCCGCTGTATGCGACGGCCGACGAGGCATCGACCGTCGACGACTGGAGCCTGGACATGGACGCGAGCGGCGGCCAGGAACGCAGCGGCGGCCATCGCCTGGCAGGGTCTTACGTGAATTTCTATATCGGCAACGGCGTGGTGGTCATGCCCCTGCTCGACCCCAAGACCGATGCCCAGGCCCAGGCGATCGTCGCCGGCCTGTTCCCCGACCGCCGCATCATCGCCGTGCCCGGGCGGGAGATCCTGCTGGGCGGCGGCAACATCCATTGCATCACCCAACAGCAGCCGCTGGGCCGCCCCGACTGACGAAGTGAGAGTGACATGACCGGTAAAGTCGATGCCCGCCTGGCGCAACTCGGGCTGACCCTGCCCACCCCCGTGGCGCCGGTGGCCAATTACGTGCCCTTCACCATCGTCGGCAACCTCCTGTTCATTTCGGGTCAACTGCCACTGAACGCCGACGGCCTGGTCAAGGGCACCCTGGGCCAGGATATCTCGGTCGAGGCCGGTTACGCCGCGGCGCGAACCTGTGCCGTCAACCTGATCGCCCAGGCCAAGGCGGCCCTGGGCGACCTGGACCGGGTGACGCGGGTGGCCAAGATCGGCGCCTTCATCGCCTGCGCCGCCGGCTTCACCGACCAGCCCAAGGTCGCCAACGGCGCTTCGGACCTGATGGTGGAAGTGTTCGGCGAGGCCGGGCGCCATGCCCGCAGCGCCGTCGGCACCAACGCCTTGCCCTTGGGCGCCGCGGTCGAGGTCGATGTCATCATCGAGTTTGCCTGATGCTGCCGATGCCTGAGGGGACGGAGGAGGTCACCCGGGCCTATCGCTGGATGTGGCTGGCGATCGTCACCCTTGGGCTGGGGGCGCTCGTCGCCTGGCGGCAGGCGCGGCAATTCGATCAGGACGATCCGTTCACCGCCGCGCATCGCCGCCATATCAGCCGCAGCGTCGGCCAGTGTGCCGCCGTCTTCGGCCTGGGGATTCTGCTCAGTGCAACCGCTGTCGGCATCTTCGTCCAGGCGGCGGCGATCATCTGGTACCTTCACCGTTATGCCACCGGCTCGGTCCTGGCCGAAGACCGGCTTGCCCCATAAAGATCATCCCCCGTAAAGATCATCTCATGACCACCGACTGGCTCCGTTCCCTGCCCGTGGCCCATCGCGGCCTGCATGATGCCAGGGCCGGGATCCCTGAAAACAGCCTGGCCGCCTTCGCCGCCGCGGCGCAAGGCGGCTATGCCCTTGAACTGGACATCCAGGTCTCGGCGGACGGCGTCCCCATGGTGTTCCACGACGACACGCTGGACCGCATGACCGCGCACAAGGGCCGGGTCGATGCCCGGCCGGCGGCCGAACTGGCCGAGATCACCTTGGCCAAGACGGCCGAGAGAATCCCCACCCTGGCCGAGGTGCTGGCGCTGGTGGCGGGCCGGGTGCCGATCCTGGTCGAGGTGAAGGCCGCCCGGGGCAAGGTCGGGCCGCTGGAGGCGGCGACGGCCGAGGTCTTGCAGCCCTATCGCGGGCGCTATGCGGTGCAGTCGTTCAACCCCTTCTCCATGGGCTGGTTCCGCGCCCACGCGCCGCTGGTGCCGCGCGGGCAGATCTCCATGGATTATCGCATGGACGACCAGGAACCGCTGAAGCCCTATCAGAAATGGCTGCTGACCCATCTGCTGTTCAACCGCATCAGCCGGCCGCATTTCATCGCCTATGATGTCCGCGCCCTGCCCAGCCGTGCCACCACCCGCGCCCGCAAACAGGGCCTGCCCCTGCTGACCTGGACCGTGCGCACCCCGGCCGACCGCAAGCGCGCCGGCGACCACGCCGACAACATCATCTTCGAAGGCTTCCGGCCATGAGCCGGGGCACGCTGATCGTCACCGGTGGCAGCCGGGGCATCGGCGCCGCCATCTGCCGCCGTGCCGCGGCCGACGGTTTTGCCGTGGCGGTGAACTACGCCAGCGGGCACGCGGCAGCGGCCGAGGTGGTTGCCGCCATCACCCGGGCGGGCGGCCGGGCGGTGGCGATCGAAGCCGATGTCGCCGACGAGGCGGCGGTGGTGCGCCTGTTCAACGACGCGGAGTCGGCCCTCGGCCCTCTCGCCGGCCTGGTCAACAATGCCGGGATCACCGGCGGCTTCCGCGCGGTGGCCGATCTCGACGCCGCGATGATCGCCCGCGTGCTGGCGGTGAACGTCACCGGCGCGATGATCTGCGCCCGCGAGGCGGTGCGCCGCCTGTCGACCGCCCGCGGGGGACAAGGCGGCGTGATCGTCAACATCTCCTCGCGCGCTGCCGATACCGGCGGTGCGGGCGAATGGGTGCACTACGCCGCGACCAAGGGCGCCGTCGACAGTTTCACCGTTGGCCTGGCGCGCGAGGTGGCACGCGAGGGCATCCGCGTGAACGCCGTCGCCCCCGGCCTGGTGGCAAGCGACCTGCACGGCAGCGCCGGCGACCCCGGCCGCCCTGCCCGCATGGCCCCGCTGATCCCCATGGGCCGGGCTGGTTTGCCGCAGGAAGTGGCCGAGGCGGTGGCCTTCCTGCTCTCTCCCGCCGCCAGTTACATCACCGGCGCCATCCTGGACGTCGGCGGCGGGCGCTGAACTTGGAACGGCATCGTGCGTCCTTCGAGACGCCACCTTTGGTGGCTCCTCAGGATGAGGAGAATCTTTATGCCACTAAGATTCTCCTCATCCTGAGGAGGGCGCGAAGCGCCCGTCTCGAAGGACGCAGGATGGTACTGCCTCACCCCGGCTCGCGGATCATCAGCTTGCGCGGTATCTTGTGGGTGCCGGCGATGCGGCCGGTGTCGCGGAAGCCCCATCTTTCGTAGAAGGCGATGGCCCGGGCGTTGTAGTGGATAACGCCCAGCTTCATCGGCACATCGTCCCGGATCACCGCCTGCATCAGGCAATCGGCGGCCCCCTTCCCTTGCGCATGCGGGGCGACGATCAGCCAGTCCAGTTCGGGCAGGCCGGGATCGCTGTGGTCCACGATGACGAAGCCGGCCAGGCGCCCCGCCTCGTCCGCCGCCACCAGGACCGTGCGTCCAGGGTCGGCGCAGGCCGCACTGGCCGAGGCGGTGATACGGGCATTCTCCGCCCGCTGCTCGTCGGTCAAGCTCTCGTGATCGAAGGCGGGCGGGATGGCCGCCTGGGCGAGTGACGGGATGGCGGCCAGGTCGGCCAGAACCAGGGGACGGGTCGTGAATTTCATGGGTGCAGTGTGCCAAGGCCCCTTGGCAGGCGGCAAGTCTGGCGCCACTTTCGGGGCATGTCAGCAGACGGCGATATGGTCGAGATCGAGGTGGTGAAGGGCGCGGGCCTGATCGCGGCCGCTGCCTGGAACGCCTGCGCCGGCCCGGACAACCCCTTCGTCTCCCATGAATTCTTCGCTTGCGCGGAAAGCTCGGGCTGCGCCACGGCGGCCAAGGGCTGGGCACCGCATCACCTGGTCATGCGCCGGGCCGACGGCACCGTCATCGGCATCATGCCGCTGTACCTGAAGAACCATTCCTATGGCGAATATGTCTTCGACCATGGCTGGGCCCAGGCCTATGAGCGGGCCGGCGGGCGCTATTACCCCAAGCTTCAGTCGAGCGTGCCCTTCACCCCGGTGACCGGCCCGCGCTTCCTGGTCCATCCGCAAGCCGATCGGCCGTCGGTCGAGAGCGCCTTGCTGCGCGGGGCCATCCAGATCGCCGAAAGCAACAATATCTCGTCCCTGCACATCACCTTCGCGCAGGAGGGCGAATGGCAGCGCCTCGGCGAGCTGGGCCTGCTGCAGCGGATCGACCAGCAGTTTCACTGGGAAAACCGCGGTTACAGCCGTTTCGACGATTTCCTGGGCGCGCTGACCTCGCGCAAGCGCAAGCAGATGAAGCGCGAACGGCGCGATGCCGTGCAGGACGGCGCGATCGAGGTGCTGTCGCTGACCGGCGACGCCCTGCGGCCGGAACATTGGGATGCCTTCAACCGCTGCTACCTCGCCACCGCCGCGCATAAATGGGGCAGCCCCTACCTCAACCGCGACTTCTTCCGCCACCTGCACGAGACCATGGCGGACAAGGTGCTGCTGGTCCTGGCCCGGCGCGAGGGGCGGTTCATCGCCGGCGCCTTGAACCTGATCGGGACCGACACGCTCTATGGCCGCAACTGGGGCGCCACCGAGGATCACCCCTTCCTGCATTTCGAGGTCTGCTACTACCGGGCGATCGATTTCGCGATCGAACGCGGCTTGGCGAAGGTGGAGGCCGGCGCCCAGGGCGAGCACAAGCTGGCGCGCGGC is a window of Oleomonas cavernae DNA encoding:
- a CDS encoding glycerophosphodiester phosphodiesterase family protein, which translates into the protein MTTDWLRSLPVAHRGLHDARAGIPENSLAAFAAAAQGGYALELDIQVSADGVPMVFHDDTLDRMTAHKGRVDARPAAELAEITLAKTAERIPTLAEVLALVAGRVPILVEVKAARGKVGPLEAATAEVLQPYRGRYAVQSFNPFSMGWFRAHAPLVPRGQISMDYRMDDQEPLKPYQKWLLTHLLFNRISRPHFIAYDVRALPSRATTRARKQGLPLLTWTVRTPADRKRAGDHADNIIFEGFRP
- a CDS encoding MarR family winged helix-turn-helix transcriptional regulator, which codes for MSKPDAVPFETTLHVRDHCLCLATQRAARTLARRFDEALRPAGLTSGQFSLLMSLNRPSPPSIGSVAAFLAMDRTTLTANLKPLERRGLVATMVDPADRRGRLLTLTPAGGKLLHAALPIWQSTHEDADRLLSQGDAKILRAGLQALS
- a CDS encoding RidA family protein, producing MTGKVDARLAQLGLTLPTPVAPVANYVPFTIVGNLLFISGQLPLNADGLVKGTLGQDISVEAGYAAARTCAVNLIAQAKAALGDLDRVTRVAKIGAFIACAAGFTDQPKVANGASDLMVEVFGEAGRHARSAVGTNALPLGAAVEVDVIIEFA
- a CDS encoding DUF4334 domain-containing protein — protein: MTNATALFEAILASDQPPDAQALDALFDRLEPVEAAFMLGDWEGGTFNTGHEAEAQLLAINWAGKAFHDAEHVDPIVCRDPDGKRFANKILGSARLRAMHYRGSVTATMIYDDHPIFDHFRKVSDKLVVGAMDRKGENRTGYFFLRRL
- a CDS encoding FAD-dependent oxidoreductase gives rise to the protein MGGLTTALCLIQAGIEVELLEQSAAFAEVGAGLQISPNGMRVLKALDLDAAVASYAFAPRQIEMRLGRAAARSSPCRWRVPPWHATARPTCTCTGPTCSRCWSGP
- a CDS encoding GNAT family N-acetyltransferase; translated protein: MKFTTRPLVLADLAAIPSLAQAAIPPAFDHESLTDEQRAENARITASASAACADPGRTVLVAADEAGRLAGFVIVDHSDPGLPELDWLIVAPHAQGKGAADCLMQAVIRDDVPMKLGVIHYNARAIAFYERWGFRDTGRIAGTHKIPRKLMIREPG
- a CDS encoding GNAT family N-acetyltransferase; this encodes MVEIEVVKGAGLIAAAAWNACAGPDNPFVSHEFFACAESSGCATAAKGWAPHHLVMRRADGTVIGIMPLYLKNHSYGEYVFDHGWAQAYERAGGRYYPKLQSSVPFTPVTGPRFLVHPQADRPSVESALLRGAIQIAESNNISSLHITFAQEGEWQRLGELGLLQRIDQQFHWENRGYSRFDDFLGALTSRKRKQMKRERRDAVQDGAIEVLSLTGDALRPEHWDAFNRCYLATAAHKWGSPYLNRDFFRHLHETMADKVLLVLARREGRFIAGALNLIGTDTLYGRNWGATEDHPFLHFEVCYYRAIDFAIERGLAKVEAGAQGEHKLARGYVPSPTYSLHWIADPGFRRAVADYLKRERAAVASEAAILEEHVPYRHEDGS
- the aguB gene encoding N-carbamoylputrescine amidase → MRNVTVAATQMACDWDTVGNIARAEGLVRAAAAQGAQIILIQELFETPYFCQDQIHDFFDLAQPFDDNPLIAHFARLAAELQVVLPVSYFERAGQAFYNSVAVVDADGAVLGNYRKSHIPDGPGYTEKFYFSPGDTGFRVWDTRYARIGVGICWDQWFPESARSMALLGAEILFYPTAIGTEPHDSTLDSSAHWQRVMQGHAGANLMPLVASNRIGTEPGKRNTQITFYGSSFIADPTGAKVAEADKATQTVLTATFDLDATAHQRRSWGVFRDRRPELYDVLLSLDGEHPHAAAAY
- the aguA gene encoding agmatine deiminase; the encoded protein is MALTLSSTPRADGFRMPGEFEPHQGCWLIWPERTDNWRAGAKPAQKAFAAVAGAIAQGEPVTVLASAAQFVNARRQLPAPVRVIEAASNDSWCRDVGPSFVTDDKGRLRGVDWGFNAWGGLYSPHDQDELIAAKILEVERTPRYRAPLVLEGGSIHVDGQGTVLTTEECLLNPNRNPELSRGAIERHLKDYLNVETVVWLGPGVYLDETDGHIDNLACFVKPGVVALTWCDDPEDPQYAISKDAFDRLSKARDARGRSFEIVKLPSPGPLYATADEASTVDDWSLDMDASGGQERSGGHRLAGSYVNFYIGNGVVVMPLLDPKTDAQAQAIVAGLFPDRRIIAVPGREILLGGGNIHCITQQQPLGRPD
- a CDS encoding DUF1428 domain-containing protein, which produces MAYVEGFVVAVPAANKEAYRKHAADAASLFKAFGATRMVENWGDNVPDGKITDFKGAVKAKEDEVIVFSWLEYPDKAVRDAAIEKMMSDPRMAAMGAAMPFDGQRMIFGGFTVIIDEGPRGKMGYVDGALIPVPAGNKDAYRARAAETAAVFKEYGATRVVEAWGDDVPDGKVTDYKGAVKATGDEKVVYAWIEWPSKAVRDAGWPKVFADPRMHPQSVPYDGTRMIHGGFAPLLDA
- a CDS encoding excalibur calcium-binding domain-containing protein is translated as MARNHGRAGTRAQAALTETLSRAPGLAAGLPPWVSGGRAGNVAGPKETCEAKRTCDQMRDCDEARFYYKQCGGSVLDRDGDGIPCEDLCGFKSTT
- a CDS encoding SDR family oxidoreductase; the protein is MSRGTLIVTGGSRGIGAAICRRAAADGFAVAVNYASGHAAAAEVVAAITRAGGRAVAIEADVADEAAVVRLFNDAESALGPLAGLVNNAGITGGFRAVADLDAAMIARVLAVNVTGAMICAREAVRRLSTARGGQGGVIVNISSRAADTGGAGEWVHYAATKGAVDSFTVGLAREVAREGIRVNAVAPGLVASDLHGSAGDPGRPARMAPLIPMGRAGLPQEVAEAVAFLLSPAASYITGAILDVGGGR
- a CDS encoding FAD-dependent monooxygenase: MARYGAPYLHLHRADLLEVLVRALIARAPQAVRTSAKVTDYRLDGTGVVARLATGGEVTGDILIGADGIHSAVRAQMLGPDAPRFTGNVAWRLVVPAEGLRDLVPPSACIWAGPGRHAVTYYLRRGELVNFVGVVEQSSWQQESWTAEGDKTELAADFAGWHDTLQQIIARAGACHRRALFDRAPLARWSEGPVTLLGDACHPMLPFLAQGAVMAIEDAWVLSRCLAAQPQDAVVALQRYAILRQPRTARVQLGARANARHFHVRSKAGQLVKYGALWLGARVMPSKVHARQDWIYGCDVTAQNY
- a CDS encoding TetR/AcrR family transcriptional regulator, with protein sequence MVAGMLNDGPLKDGDTRDLIKRTALVLFARDGLEGVSIRDIVRAAGQKNTGSVHYYFASKEALARELAGEIAQIIDTHRHRRIDAMEAAGGPRAVRDVLDILIRLPHEEPGDLGFDTDMAAFVDMMMAKHPDLIFEGIHVELGLATRRCLAHLRHMLPALPSPLMEQRFRFAILYAFSILSSRRSVGQRPDLWPPRWTEEVARQNLLDTLEGLLRQPASPETMAALAPAPKRPSRKR